Proteins from a single region of Kluyveromyces lactis strain NRRL Y-1140 chromosome C complete sequence:
- a CDS encoding VOC family protein (similar to uniprot|Q8PPU9 Xanthomonas axonopodis pv XAC0586 Hypothetical protein XAC0586): protein MYISTALFASQELYNLIPLNSNFVVAIGKSLSSFSENQTISYTAIMFSHVTFGSNDLEKARKFYDAVLGVIGVAPAQDDSDGNGHKRLFYAKGDFFLLVTQPINDQAATPGNGYTIGFKCDSEEEVTKFHDVAVANGGTSIEDAPGYRPSGLFLSYVRDVDGNKLCALYQPPK from the coding sequence ATGTATATAAGCACCGCATTATTCGCCAGTCAAGAATTATATAACCTGATTCCATTGAACTCCAATTTTGTTGTTGCAATTGGAAAATCACTAAGTAGCTTCAGTGAGAATCAAACAATCTCATATACCGCAATCATGTTCAGCCACGTTACCTTTGGGTCCAATGATCTTGAGAAAGCAAGAAAATTCTACGATGCCGTTCTTGGCGTCATTGGTGTTGCTCCCGCACAGGATGACAGTGATGGAAATGGACACAAGAGGTTGTTCTATGCTAAAGGCGACTTTTTCCTTTTAGTCACTCAACCAATTAATGACCAAGCTGCCACTCCAGGTAACGGTTATACcattggtttcaaatgtgactctgaagaagaagttacAAAGTTCCACGATGTTGCAGTTGCTAACGGCGGTACTTCTATCGAGGATGCACCTGGTTACCGTCCATCGGGCTTGTTCTTGTCTTACGTTCGTGACGTCGATGGTAACAAGTTGTGTGCCCTTTACCAACCACCAAAATAA
- a CDS encoding dihydroorotate dehydrogenase 2 (some similarities with uniprot|P28272 Saccharomyces cerevisiae YKL216W URA1 The enzyme catalyzes the conversion of dihydroorotic acid to orotic acid; dihydroorotate dehydrogenase), which yields MNSGFPRILSKKLFTLNQSQFFVKNGMVPLKAGISGPKLLKYTVGIAIGSFAGFYFSNSRSAFHEYVLCPMLRLVTPDAEDGHKLGIWFLKNGLAPRLWFDNDDKVLNVNIFGKKLTNPIGCAAGLDKNGDAIDGILSGGFGYIEIGSVTPLPQPGNPRPRFFRLPLDDAVINRYGFNSSGHDTVVNTLQSRITSFINSYMFKDNSVENLSLYKDKLLGVNLGKNKTGDEVQDYLKGVESFQKYADVLVINVSSPNTPGLRSLQKESILTDLLTQVVAKRDSLVTSGNALGAKTHKPPVLVKVAPDLVEEEIKSIAEAAKKSKVDGIIISNTTIQRPTTLITEDSDLVSQAGGLSGKPLKPLALKALKTMAKYTKGSGLVLVGCGGISSGADAIEFAKAGASMVELYTAYAYKGPGLIAKIKDETTELLKKENKTWSEIIGEDIK from the coding sequence ATGAATAGTGGGTTCCCACGTATTTTGAGCAAGAAACTTTTTACGCTAAATCAATCGCAGTTCTTTGTCAAGAATGGCATGGTCCCATTGAAAGCAGGCATTTCTGGCCCTAAGCTTTTGAAGTACACTGTTGGGATAGCCATTGGTTCATTTGCGGGATTCTATTTCTCCAATTCGAGGTCTGCTTTCCATGAGTACGTCTTGTGCCCGATGTTGAGACTTGTAACGCCAGATGCTGAAGATGGGCATAAATTAGGTATCTGGTTCTTGAAGAATGGGTTGGCTCCAAGATTATGGTTCGATAACGATGATAAGGTATTGAATGTGAACATTTTTGGTAAGAAATTGACCAATCCAATTGGTTGTGCTGCCGGTTTGGATAAAAATGGTGATGCCATCGACGGTATACTTTCCGGAGGATTCGGTTATATAGAGATTGGTTCTGTGACTCCATTACCACAACCAGGAAACCCAAGACCTAGATTCTTTAGATTACCTTTGGATGATGCTGTTATCAACAGATAcggtttcaattcatccGGCCATGACACCGTTGTCAACACATTACAATCCCGTATTACCAGTTTCATCAACAGTTACATGTTTAAGGACAATTCCGTTGAAAACTTGTCCTTATACAAAGACAAATTGTTGGGGGTCAATTTGGGTAAGAATAAGACCGGTGATGAAGTGCAAGATTATTTGAAAGGTGTAGaaagctttcaaaagtACGCAGATGTTCTAGTAATTAATGTGTCTTCTCCAAATACCCCGGGTTTGAGAAGTTTACAAAAAGAATCCATCCTTACTGATCTATTGACCCAAGTCGTTGCCAAGAGAGACTCATTGGTTACATCTGGTAATGCATTAGGTGCTAAGACACACAAACCTCCTGTATTGGTTAAAGTTGCCCCAGATTtagtagaagaagagatcAAATCTATTGCTGAAGCTGCCAAGAAATCCAAAGTCGATGGTATCATCATTTCAAACACAACGATCCAAAGACCTACTACATTGATAACAGAGGACAGTGACCTTGTTTCCCAAGCTGGTGGGTTAAGTGGTAAACCACTAAAGCCATTAGCATTGAAAGCTCTTAAGACCATGGCGAAATACACCAAGGGCTCAGGTCTAGTCCTAGTCGGTTGCGGTGGCATTTCCTCTGGTGCAGACGCAATTGAGTTTGCAAAGGCAGGCGCTTCAATGGTCGAACTATATACCGCATACGCTTACAAGGGACCAGGGTTAATTGCTaagatcaaagatgaaACCACTGAGctattgaaaaaggaaaacaagaCGTGGTCCGAAATCATTGGAGAAGATATCAAATAA
- the UTP7 gene encoding Utp7p (highly similar to uniprot|P40055 Saccharomyces cerevisiae YER082C): MVAKKGSKSQYSDLQRRDNQDKFERSNNDDDANGSHKMQKKTKDKKLKAGLKRIDQKYKEAVLSTAATEYLLPEEHGYLEAEDEMEKTFKFTQAEIKHHVDASMANKALDLKLNDFGPYRVNYSRNGTHMLIAGRKGHVASLDWRKGELRGELNLGETVQAATYLQNEQFFAVAQKKYTFIYDHEGVELHRLKQHIEVKHLEYLPYHYLLATAGQTGFLKYQDVSTGQLVSEIRTKLGPTTAMAQNPWNAVMHLGHSNGTVTLWSPSMPSPLVRLLSSRGSITGIAVDRQGYYMATTGSDKSLKIWDIRNFKEVHSIENMPTPGTNVAISDTGLLAVSRGPHVTIWKDTLKSGKAARPYFTSSGYKDRNTPYMSHLFAGNKIENFQFAPFEDLLGVGHQKGITNLIIPGAGEANYDALEANPYETSKQRQEQEVRSLLNKLPADSITLNPNTIGTVDSRASQVRLNAKDLAIISNAEQEKSKLNKDIPDARPDVKGKNSGLRAFLRKKTRNVVDERKLRVQRQLEKEKSSRQRKEKIKKGELADDHKDLVDEALSRFS; the protein is encoded by the coding sequence ATGGTTGCTAAGAAAGGTAGTAAGTCACAGTATAGTGACCTACAACGGAGAGACAATCAGGACAAATTTGAGAGATCGAATAACGATGATGATGCCAACGGGTCTCACAAGATGCAGAAGAAAACCAAGGATAAGAAGTTAAAGGCAGGATTGAAGCGTATTGATCAGAAGTATAAGGAAGCGGTACTCTCTACTGCTGCTACAGAATATCTTTTACCCGAAGAGCATGGTTATTTagaagcagaagatgagatgGAAAAGACGTTCAAGTTCACACAGGCTGAAATCAAACACCATGTTGACGCCTCCATGGCCAATAAGGCATTGGACTTGAAATTAAACGATTTTGGTCCGTACCGTGTAAATTATTCCAGAAATGGTACGCATATGCTTATTGCAGGTCGGAAGGGCCATGTAGCATCTCTTGATTGGAGGAAAGGTGAACTTCGTGGTGAGCTAAATCTCGGGGAGACAGTGCAAGCAGCAACATATTTGCAAAATGAACAGTTCTTTGCAGTAgcacaaaaaaaatacacGTTCATTTACGATCATGAAGGTGTAGAGCTGCATCGTTTAAAGCAGCACATAGAGGTCAAACATTTAGAATATTTACCATATCATTATCTCTTGGCAACAGCAGGACAAACAGgttttttgaaatatcaagatGTTTCGACAGGTCAACTAGTATCAGAGATCAGAACTAAACTAGGTCCTACTACAGCGATGGCTCAGAACCCTTGGAATGCAGTAATGCATTTGGGACATAGCAACGGCACAGTCACTCTATGGTCACCATCAATGCCATCACCACTGGTAAGACTATTATCATCTAGAGGATCAATAACAGGAATTGCTGTAGATAGACAAGGTTATTATATGGCCACCACTGGTTCCGATAAATCTTTAAAGATTTGGGATATCAGAAACTTTAAAGAAGTACATAGTATTGAGAACATGCCTACGCCCGGTACTAACGTTGCAATTTCAGATACAGGTCTACTTGCAGTATCAAGAGGGCCTCATGTAACAATTTGGAAAGATACGTTGAAAAGTGGGAAAGCTGCTAGACCGTATTTCACCTCTAGCGGTTACAAAGATAGAAATACTCCGTATATGTCTCATTTATTCGCTGGAAATAAAATAGAGAACTTCCAGTTTGCGCCATTCGAAGATTTGCTAGGTGTTGGACATCAAAAGGGTATAACCAATTTGATTATTCCAGGCGCAGGGGAAGCCAACTACGACGCACTAGAGGCCAACCCATACGAAACAAGCAAACAGAGACAGGAACAAGAAGTGAGATCATTATTGAATAAGTTACCTGCTGATTCTATAACATTAAATCCAAACACAATAGGTACAGTAGATTCTCGTGCTTCTCAAGTCAGATTAAATGCAAAGGATCTTGCAATTATCTCGAATGCAGAGCAAGAAAAATCCAAACTAAACAAAGACATTCCTGATGCCAGACCTGATGTTAAAGGTAAGAACTCCGGATTACGTGCGTTCCTACGAAAGAAAACTCGTAATGTTGTGGATGAAAGGAAGTTAAGGGTACAAAGACAACTAGAGAAGGAAAAGTCTAGCCgccaaagaaaagaaaaaattaagAAGGGTGAACTTGCTGATGATCACAAAGACCTTGTTGATGAAGCCTTATCaagattttcttga